In Alnus glutinosa chromosome 7, dhAlnGlut1.1, whole genome shotgun sequence, the sequence ACTAATGTTGAAGAAGTTGAAAAATGCTCCTTTCAGCTTCTACCTTTGCCATAATTAGAACAGTAAAGAAACCTTCAATGAAGATAATTTGTGAACTGCATCCGTCGCCGAAAATTTGGAGTTGGGTTCGGGTAAAAAAAGATGAAGAGATCTTCATCGTCTTCGTCTAGATTTTCCTTCATCACAGAAGAAGATTTGATAGAGTTGGCTGCTCGGAAATATTCAAGAGAGATCGAAAGGGGAGAGGGCCCAAAATGGCGCCATATAGGGTTTGGAAACAAAATTATAACTTCTCTAAAATGACgttgtttttataattatttaaaagaaagttgGGTCGCTTTGAAAAAAGTCGAAATTTTGAGAAAGTTTTCTATGCCCACTTACttttgttagaaatataataaaaataggaaaaaatcaaatttagtccatatatttttatgtgatttCAATTTAGTCTTTAGGTTTTTTATTTCGACAATTAGGTCCTCtgatttttttctaatttcaaaTAAGTCTCTCCATCAACTTACCgtccaattaattaatagtATGTTATGTCACACCAACTAATTAATGACATTTGTTTCTTGTTTGACACGTTATGTACTCACTATACTTGTCATGTTGCACGGTGAAGTTAAATtacaaatgtaatttttaattttaattgttttaacaaaatatttgtaattttaaacgTGTCACCTACGATAATTACATCACATGTCAAACATGAGCCACATAGTATTAATTGATTGATCTGACATAGGATACCGTCAATTAATCAGATATCAATTTTAAGGGGGGGCTATttaaaatcagaaaaaaaaaaacaaaaaacaaaaaaacccaaaaatctaattgttaaaattaaaaagtagaaattaaattgaaatcatAATAAAACACACGGGCtaataaatttggttttttcCTAAACACAAATCCAACGCCGTCTTTGCCTACCGTCAAAGCTGACCCGTAACCGGGCCGGCAGTTAAAAAAATGGGTGGTTTGGAGCCCACGCTTGTCCATTTTTAACACGTTTGAGTTTTACCCAGTCTTGCCCACTCCCAACTGAATGGGTCTATAACCGTAAATAATACAGAAACCCAGGGGCATTTTGAACAACACTCCCTACTTTCGGGATCTATATAATTTCTTGGCGGCCACCGTTGTGGTTCCTCACACTTGCACCCAACGGAAAACCAGAAGGGAAAAACACAGGGACTGCAAAATAGAAGAAGACTGAAGACACCTCAAATGAGACTCGCACAATGGCTCTAATGGCAACGAGAACGAAGCTCCCTAGGCTTCTTTCTTCTGGGTCTCGGTCCCCGTTGTTTGGGAGGCTAGGAGCAATGTGTTCGTCCACTGCGGCGGCTCCGGTGGAGTCGAGGCCCGTGGGATTGGGGGTACTGGGACTGAAAGACTATGAGGACTATCGGAGGTCTTTGTACGGTGAGATCACCCACAAGGCCTTGCTGGTTGACGCCGCCGGCACGCTTCTTGTTCCTTCCCAGCCTATGGCCCAGGTTTGTATCTCTTTGTCCCATTTACAAACACATGTATGTATGAAAAGATGTATGTGTTTTTGTGCACGTATGGGGTTTTTGGGTTAGTGGGTCTTTGTGTGCATGTGTTGGAGGTCTGGGTTtctgagtgtttttttttttttagtggaacAGTGAATTGGTTTACTGTGCAATTCATGGATTTCTGGGTTTTTCTGAGTTtctccttatttttctctttcttttgggtCTTGTTTTGGAGTATAATTTATGAGTTTTGCCTTGTAgatttgatctctctctctctctctctctctctctctctctctctctgtgtatgcTTTGTTATAGATTTATAGGACGATTGGGGAGAAGTATGGGGTGAAGTTCTCAGAGGATGAGATATTGAACAGATACAGAAGGGCTTATGGCCAGCCTTGGGGTAGATCTCGTCTCAGGTCTGTTCCAATTCTTCTCTgcattttccatttttctttttgggttatGAATTTCTCATTTACCTTTTCCCACTTGgattttttcgttctttttgtATTTATCATGTATATTTTGTCTaatattcctctttcttttttttttccaatttattcgcCCATATTTGCTGCAAGTGATTGAAAAGGGTTTTTTCTATATTCCACTTTCCTTGTCTGACAACGCACTGATGCAGAGCAATAAGTTGTTCAAAATGAATTAGTTTCTTTACTAAAGTGATACTTCTGCCAGATTCACCAAGTTCCACAATAGAATTTTTCTGTATTTATCCCATGTGTAACTAATGGGTTTGATGTTACAATCTTTCAATTATTACTCTTAGATGATAAAGATATAGTACCAGTTTTTTGTCTGGAACATACACATGGACAAGATATCGTGGAATTTGCCTTTTTCGCATCAGCTATGAGTTGCTGGAGACATGGCTTTTAATTGTTATGTCCTCTTTTGAAGGCATGTGTCAATTCTTACTTTGATACGAGTTGGATCTAAGCATACCACCCATTGATTCAAGAATGCCAAGATATTTGTGGTCAAAGATTACAACAGTGATCTGATCTGGACGATTACGTTATAATTGGGAGTTTGAAGGGAAAGATGAGGAGATGGGAGAAAAGGAGAACGGAGGCCGGTGGTTTTTCCTTAAGTTGATCGGATGtgtagaaaagaaagaagaggagatTGAGTTAAAATTACAATGATAgcccttcctttttcttttcttttttccttttttctttttatttagatGAGGGTAATTTTGTCTTTATTTCACTTTACACAGGCTTCTTTCTGCCCAAAAAGCCAACAGCTATTCTTTCATCCTTCTAAATTCCTCCATTTTCTCCCCTTCCCCTTCAATCTCCTCCTCCCAGCCAGAGCATTAATCGACGAGATAAAATCTGGTTGTTGAGTGTCTTGGATTGGATGTCTTGCTCTTAGAAGGTGGGAGTTCGCATAACTTTTTGTTTGGTTATAAagtgatctctctctctctctctctctctgtgagaAGTATTTTCTtgaatgaaaatttgaaaaagaaaaagtggctCATTTCTGTCTTTTCCACATGTCAGAAGGGAAAGTTTGGGGACCAGTACAGGTTTCTCATGGATTAACATCATCATCCTTTGTTCTATAAGCATTCAAGTGGAGGAATATTTTATGCTGGACTGTCTTGCATCTTTTCGAGATAATGAAGCCCAGTAGAAAATTTGGATGGGATATAAAAGACTGTATTTGCATTGTGGTTAGGATGAGAACCAaattaacccccccccccccctcccaaagaaaaagaaaaaaggtaaaagTCAAAAAGGCATTAAAATGACCGCTGGAATTGAAAAAGTTCATGTACTACATCCCAAAATAATttgatctctctctttctctgaatGAACTTACCAAGTGCAGCAATCTAGTAGCTCATACTcttgtattttagttttgtttataaaattttatcatcttGGTAAGTAATTAAGAGTATGAATGCTCTAAAATATTATCATCAGTGAAGTTGTTCGTGACTTTATCTAGATGTCGTGATCTTGTTCTATTTCTATTGAAATTGAGAGGAGGACAATccattttcttgctttttatcTCTAGAGGGTCAAGTATACATCTTCTGAAGGTGTTTTACCCCACATGCCATCTTTTCAGGATCTCAAACCAGTGGCAACAGACCACACTTCCAcctgttttcttgtttttttttttttttttttaatgagtagaATTAAGATATTATGAGATTATACCCTTTTACATTCCCCTTGCTTCAACTGCAAAAGTTCGCAATTCTTTTGTCATGTGTATTAAGGATCAATGATGTTAGtgtttttctttcaattgcAGATATGTTAATGATGGGAGGCCCTTCTGGCAATATATAGTCAGTTATTCCACTGGATGTTCAGATACTCAgtactttgaagaaatttatAACTACTATACCACTGACAAGGTTGGGTCGTTGATAAATTAGCTTTTATGAATCTGCTATGAGTTTTAAATATTTATGGCAATAATACTTTTCAATATTTGTTTTCATAGGCTTGGCACCTCTGTGATCCTGATGCCGAGAAAGTATTTAAAGCTCTTAGAAAAGCGGGCGTGAAGTTGGGTGTTGTCTCAAATTTTGACACTCGATTAAAACCTCTATTGCGGGCTCTAAATTGTGAAAATTGGTTTGATGCTGTGGCAGTGTCAGCTGAAGTACGTCGATTTATTTCTTCGTTATATGTGGtgctttttctttcatatatatacacGGGCCATGGGTGtagtgtgtgtgtatgtacTTGCATGTGTTAGCTTGTCTTTTTACATTTAATGAAGTTCATATAGGATTCAAGAgatcatcatatatataattgtctTATGAAGGTTTTGTTTTCCTGTCTCTCTCTCCACCCCCCGGCACTTAACAGGTCGAAGCAgagaagccaaatccaacaatatTTCTAAAAGCTTGTGATTTATTAGGAGTGAAGCCCGAGGATGCTGTACATGTAGGGGATGACCGCAGGAATGATATATGGGGTGCTAGAGATGCAGGTTGTGATGCTTGGCTTTGGGGAAGTGATGTTCACTCTTTTAAGGAGGTAGACTGTCGTCCACATCTCTTATTTTTCTGGGTATTACTTGGAATAGTGTTTTCGCAGCGCAATTTTGATGTTTCCAATAACACAACTTTAGGGAGAGAACATCAAGGGCAGTCTCCagttcattttcttctattCTTGTAGTGATTCTTTCAATTGTTTTTCGAAGCCAATTgttctgtgtgtgtgtgtgtgagagagagagcgagagagagagagagagagagagagagagagagaggagtccTTCAAATCTTCTTCCCATTCTGGGGTTAAATAATAAAGAAGTTCAAGTGTCTTAGCATAAACATTGGCTGGAATTTTAGTGAAAATTTGGGCTTTTCTCTGGAATGTTGGTGTCTGAGCATCAAAATCAGGCATTTTATTCTTAGGAATGGAGTTGCATCTTTAACTGAAGTGATCACTTTTCCAAATTTATGGAGCGAACTTACAAAACTAATGCAAGCACATTAACTTTGATACTTTGATAAAGCGTAATACTTGATGTAAAAATTTATCGCATTTGCTGTTGAATTGGTCAATTTTAGATATGTAGTGCCATGCCTACTTGAAATGTCTTAAAATCAAGCTCGCTCTGTTTATTTCAGTTGTGATTAGTCATGTTTTATAACATCTAAGAGGACCAAAAATAACTgcatatgcatttttttttctctgtttttagGATTTCTGTGTACTTCCGATCAAATCATTGCGTCTTTAGAAGCGTACTTACGGTTTCatccgtaatttttttttatgcaggTTGCTCAGAGGATAGGGGTCGGgatttaaaagaagaagaatgttcTTAAGCGTCTTCAAGCTTGAAGGATGCTCTAGAGGTGGTGTATGCATGTACAGGTTTCTTAAGCTTTCTGTAAGAGGTGTATATATTCTTCTCTGTTGTAGTCTGTGTGAGAGAGATGTGAGGCAGGGAGTGCTGTTCTAACCGAATGGATAAATAATAGTAGGACAGTTTTGTCCTTTCTATGAAATTCTTATACCACAGCTTTTTGGCCTGGGAAATTATTAGAAGATAGCAAAGAATTTCCTAGAAAGTAACAAGAAAATGGAATGGattcttgtttgtttctcagTTCTCACTgataaaagagagagatgtgttatttgttcatacttttttgtatatattttgtatacacTCATATTAGGTGTAGGACTCAGACTCATGCATATGGGATAGGTTCAACATGCAGGGGTCTCACACCAAATGTGAGTGTTTGTGTACAAAATGTGTATAAaaaagtgtgtacaaatatcatttacCTAAAATAGTAGGCCAAGTACGGGGTTGAGGGTCCAAAGGATTGAGCAATGTGAACCGTTCATTTGGTCTTATGTATACTTatgattttaaaggtaaaacaagagggggagaaaaaatatatttgggtgtttttttaCAAACTTCACTCTTGTAGTTTGAGACGTTCCAAtcagtaatgctatttagtacaCTGTTATATGATTGTCATACAAGTTGATATGGTAATGAAAATTAACCTTTGGAATagaactcattaaaaaaaaaaaaggcttattTTCAATGTCACAGCTTAGTTGTATGACAGTTATATAGCAGTCTAATAAATAGTATTGTTATCTTCCAATTTGGTCTTTACATTTTCAATTTAAGCAATTTTTTAACATGAAGCTTGTAATAAATCAATCATTCGTGGAAGataaattattcattttctctCATGGTCTTTCTCTCattctcatattttttaaaattatcattgaatattTGGGGACCAATGGGCATTTTGAAAAATGGGAAGATGAGAGAAGGACTAGGGAGGAATTATTGCACGTGATTTCTACCATATTTATGGAAATAATACTTGTCAATGTTTGGTAAGGCTTTTTGCCATTCGAGTCGAGCCGAGCCAAACCCAACTTAAGGCTATTAAATTCGGCTATAATACATAGAATAGGGGCTCAAAGCCTCAAATTGGGCTTGTTAACATTGACATTAAAATTCAGTACAAATTTAACTTTAATctatattttacattttaaatgGAACTGTAGTATTACATAATATAGTTATAGaatcttatttttataaaacttatatacacacacacacacgagtaAGCTAACGATTCGAGCCGAACGAGTAGAGTTGAACTTATACAAGCCGAGCTCACGAACTTTGTTCAAGCCGAGCtaagtttatacgagtatgtctcatttaatatacGAGCAGATTATTGTATTCATGAAcggtcatttatttttcgagcCAAGACTGAATCGAGTTTAAGCGAACCGAGTCGAAAAGAACTCACGAGCAGCTGGGCTCATCTAAAACCTCGATGGGCGATAGAATTCGATAAATGGATAAACACTCTTAGCATGTTTTTCTAAATCtcattcatttttcttaaatttagaccaaaaaaaaaactctcaaaaaaTGACATGAAACAAATTCCCTTAAAGTTAAAGTTATCTAAACTAACATTGAGCTACTATGGTACCCAAGATCTTGAGTAGTACGCTAACGATTCGAGCCGAACGAGTAGAGTTGAACTTATACAAGCCGAGCTCACGAACTTTGTTCGAGCTGAGCTAAGTTTATATGAGTATGTTTCATTTAATATACAAGTAGATTATTGTATTCATGAACggctcatttatttttcgagCCAAGACTGAATCGAGTTTAAGTGAACCGAGTTGAAAAGAACTCACGAGCAGCTGGGCTCATCTAAAACCTCGATGGGCGATAGAATTCGATAAATGGATAAACACTCTTAGCATGTTTTTCTAAATCtcattcatttttcttaaatttagaccaaaaaaaaaaaaaacactctcaaAAAATGACATGAAACAAATTCCCTTAAAGTTAAAGTTATCTAAACTAACATTGAGCTACTATGGTACCCAAGATCTTGGGTTGTACTGTAGCTcaccatatatttattttagtcattaaaaaaataattctctCTCGTCTTTTCCTCTTTGTTGTTGATGTTGTTGCTACAAAAACTAAACCAAATAAAGCCTAGGTCAATACCGTTGCTCTGACTTGGTGCCGTGAACCTTAGCCCTAGCACCATCACCACCAGCTATAATTAAGGACTCCAAGCCACCGAGCCCACACAAAAATGACATCGTTGGCGTCTTGTCTAGCTCCTCACTAGAAATCGAATCTGCACTGCCACTGCTAAGAAAACTCCTCAACTATGCTCGACTTGCTGAGTTCGAGCCTAGCTGTGTCATGAAATTGCTGATTGGGCGAGGGAAA encodes:
- the LOC133872865 gene encoding uncharacterized protein LOC133872865, with protein sequence MALMATRTKLPRLLSSGSRSPLFGRLGAMCSSTAAAPVESRPVGLGVLGLKDYEDYRRSLYGEITHKALLVDAAGTLLVPSQPMAQIYRTIGEKYGVKFSEDEILNRYRRAYGQPWGRSRLRYVNDGRPFWQYIVSYSTGCSDTQYFEEIYNYYTTDKAWHLCDPDAEKVFKALRKAGVKLGVVSNFDTRLKPLLRALNCENWFDAVAVSAEVEAEKPNPTIFLKACDLLGVKPEDAVHVGDDRRNDIWGARDAGCDAWLWGSDVHSFKEVAQRIGVGI